In Penicillium oxalicum strain HP7-1 chromosome VII, whole genome shotgun sequence, one DNA window encodes the following:
- a CDS encoding UDP-glucose 4-epimerase 5, with amino-acid sequence MDSLQHSNSSTPLESESPSVIDTPATESSILIDNIDELLRRLPQENQCILVTGGLGFIGSHTSLELLKAGYNVIVIDNLSNSFEVVFDRINLLAKKHHEKNGTSMPTLRLHAHDYRDTSALEELLQEYRLPSRWGAPKSRIAGVIHFAAYKAVEESIKHPLKYYANNVSGLIDFASTLGDFGIKTFIFSSSATVYGTLATSGLPLKEELCVHKEERVTDHNGQTKTVQPGCTGITNPYGRTKWICETILADLAASDPEWTIVALRYFNPVGCDSSGLLGEDPRQAPTNLLPVVVKVMTGQYAELQMFGTDWETSDGTAVRDFIHVTDLARGHIAALSTANEGKLLENFRTFNLGTGSGNSVMDVVSTMESVISRSIPRKAAPRREGDVGYCVAVADRSHQELKWKTEKSLEDACKDICTFLDVSGLSS; translated from the coding sequence ATGGATTCTCTTCAACACTCTAACTCAAGCACGCCTCTGGAGAGTGAATCTCCAAGTGTCATCGATACCCCGGCCACGGAGTCTTCTATTTTGATCGATAACATTGATGAGTTGCTCCGAAGACTTCCACAAGAGAATCAATGCATTCTCGTCACTGGTGGGTTGGGATTCATTGGGAGTCACACCTCTCTAGAGCTTCTGAAAGCCGGATACAATGTTATTGTGATCGACAACCTGAGCAACTCTTTCGAGGTTGTGTTCGACCGTATCAATCTCTTGGCTAAAAAGCACCACGAAAAAAATGGCACAAGTATGCCAACATTGCGACTGCACGCTCACGACTACCGTGACACCTCCGCCCTGGAAGAACTCCTTCAGGAGTATCGCCTGCCCTCCCGCTGGGGCGCACCCAAGTCAAGAATCGCTGGTGTCATTCACTTCGCGGCTTATAAGGCTGTGGAGGAGAGCATCAAACATCCGCTCAAGTACTACGCCAACAATGTGAGCGGTCTGATTGATTTTGCTTCGACGCTAGGCGATTTTGGCATCaagaccttcatcttctcttcctcggccacTGTTTACGGCACATTGGCTACTTCGGGCCTTCCCCTGAAGGAAGAGCTGTGTGTTCACAAGGAAGAGCGAGTCACCGATCACAATGGCCAGACCAAGACAGTACAGCCAGGATGCACTGGCATCACCAACCCCTATGGCCGCACCAAGTGGATTTGCGAGACCATTCTGGCCGACCTTGCAGCCTCGGATCCTGAGTGGACTATTGTGGCCCTCCGTTACTTCAACCCTGTCGGATGTGACTCTTCTGGCCTTCTGGGAGAGGATCCGCGACAGGCACCCACCAACCTGCTCCCTGTGGTTGTCAAGGTGATGACCGGTCAATACGCCGAGCTCCAGATGTTTGGTACCGACTGGGAGACTTCCGATGGGACAGCCGTCCGTGACTTCATTCACGTCACCGATCTTGCTCGGGGTCACATCGCTGCCCTCAGCACTGCCAATGAGGGCAAGTTGCTTGAGAACTTCCGAACTTTCAATCTTGGCACAGGCTCCGGGAACTCTGTCATGGATGTTGTTTCCACCATGGAGTCTGTCATTTCTCGGTCCATTCCCCGAAAGGCGGCGCCTCGCCGTGAGGGTGACGTTGGCTACTGTGTAGCAGTCGCCGACCGATCTCATCAAGAACTCAAATGGAAGACGGAGAAGTCATTGGAGGATGCTTGCAAGGACATTTGCACCTTCCTCGATGTCAGCGGACTTTCATCATGA
- a CDS encoding Glutathione S-transferase-like protein ustS encodes MSTSEPVHFFDIISTLPGAQKSWSPNTIKVRSVLNFKGIPYTQSWISYPDIAPLIKGFELEPNESGFAYTLPAIVHKSSVTSNPHGAMMDSLPIVMHLDKAFPSKPLFPSGDASYALLMAVVKIAGGMSPALRELIVPQVAGYMDPRGKEYFVESRSKIFGKPLSEVRPTDQGAIDEIWKQVDDNIGTLVTMLRGREGKKGPFFEGETPGFADLYLASLIAFFERIDQGSFERLMSIGNGELRALWEACKPWINGQGEDKEWPIPQASA; translated from the exons ATGTCGACCTCTGAGCCTGTCCATTTCTTTGACATCATCTCCACTCTCCCCG GAGCACAAAAGTCATGGTCGCCCAACACCATCAAAGTCCGCTCAGTCTTGAACTTCAAGGGCATTCCGTACACTCAAAGCTGGATCTCGTACCCGGATATCGCCCCATTGATCAAAGGGTTTGAGCTCGAGCCAAATGAGTCGGGATTCGCGTACACCTTGCCCGCCATTGTCCACAAGTCGTCCGTGACTTCCAACCCTCACGGTGCGATGATGGACTCGTTGCCCATCGTGATGCACCTCGACAAGGCATTCCCATCAAAACCGCTCTTCCCGAGCGGCGACGCCAGCTACGCCTTGCTCATGGCTGTGGTCAAGATCGCGGGCGGAATGAGCCCAGCGCTAAGGGAACTGATCGTTCCCCAAGTGGCAGGCTACATGGACCCACGAGGCAAGGAGTACTTTGTCGAAAGCCGGTCCAAGATTTTCGGTAAGCCATTGTCTGAAGTGCGACCGACCGATCAGGGTGCGATCGACGAAATTTGGAAGCAGGTCGATGACAACATCGGAACCCTGGTTACCATGTTGCGTGGTCGAGAGGGCAAAAAGGGTCCCTTCTTTGAGGGCGAGACCCCGGGATTTGCAGACTTGTATCTGGCTAGCCTCATTGCCTTCTTTGAACGGATTGATCAGGGCTCGTTTGAAAGACTGATGTCTATCGGCAATGGGGAGCTCCGGGCTCTTTGGGAAGCTTGCAAGCCGTGGATCAACGGTCAAGGCGAAGACAAGGAGTGGCCTATACCTCAGGCCTCTGCTTAG
- a CDS encoding putative transporter yields the protein MAIEEAKVFAPGLETTDTKALPNVSSASDIDSSSTSSNPQTRKRPLDSTFDTTEDPRYYKPIPEYEGIHRWDPEFEWTEEEEKAVVKKIDWRVCTFACVTFFALQLDRGNVVQATSDNMLRDLGMNTNDYNTGQTIFLLMFLFAELPSQLVSKWIGPDRWIPIQMVSWSLVAACQAFVQNRSSYFVTRALLGLLEGGFIPDTILFLSFWYKSKELPVRLSYFWVAYQGTSIVSAFLAFGFLHIRQSDGRGGWRYLFALEGLITGIIGIVAAFWMPPSPTQTAGRFRGKDGWFNAHEEKIMVNRILRDDPSKGGMHNRQPVTPRLLWQALKDYDMWVIYLLGLTWLIPHTPASSYISLQLKSLGFSTFHTNLLTIPSSLIFIANLLIWTRISERFNQRLLLGVVSETWAIILLIALELLPAGANAWVRWTLLTLLLGMPYVHAIIVAITSRNAGSVRTRTVATALYNMMVQVSSIIGNNIYRENDKPYYRTGNTVLIAIAAWSLVMFIIAKYYYVWRNKQNAAIWDKMTGEERERYVAENQDLGNKRLDFRFAH from the exons ATGGCAATCGAAGAAGCCAAAGTCTTCGCCCCTGGCTTGGAGACAACTGACACCAAAGCTCTCCCCAATGTCTCTTCAGCCAGCGACATAGACTCATCTTCGACAAGTAGCAATCCACAAACACGCAAGCGTCCTCTCGATTCTACATTTGACACCACAGAGGATCCACGTTACTACAAGCCCATTCCGGAATATGAGGGTATTCATCGCTGGGACCCGGAGTTTGAATGgacagaggaagaggaaaaagcCGTGGTGAAAAAG ATCGATTGGCGTGTCTGCACTTTTGCATGTGTGACGTTCTTTGCTCTTCAACTGGACCGGGGGAATGTTGTCCAGGCCACGTCCGATAACATGCTTCGCGATCTTGGCATGAATACCAACGACTACAACACTGGCCAGACCATCTTCTTGCTGATGTTCTTGTTTGCGGAGCTGCCTTCGCAACTGGTATCCAAGTGGATCGGACCAGATCGGTGGATTCCCATCCAAATGGTGTCGTGGAGTCTCGTCGCCGCCTGTCAAGCTTTTGTTCAGAACCGATCATCTTATTTCGTGACACGGGCTCTGTTGGGACTGCTCGAGGGTGGATT TATCCCCGACAcgattcttttcctctcgttCTGGTACAAATCAAAGGAGCTTCCGGTTCGTCTGAGCTACTTCTGGGTTGCTTATCAAGGAACGTCAATTGTCAGCGCATTTCTGGCGTTTGGCTTTTTGCATATTCGTCAATCCGATGGTCGGGGAGGCTGGCGATATCTCTTCGCCCTGGAAGGGTTGATCACCggcatcatcggcatcgTCGCCGCCTTCTGGATGCCCCCTTCGCCGACGCAGACTGCCGGCCGATTCCGCGGCAAAGACGGATGGTTCAATGCTCACGAGGAAAAGATCATGGTCAACCGAATCCTTCGCGATGATCCGAGCAAAGGAGGTATGCACAACCGCCAGCCCGTGACTCCTCGACTGCTGTGGCAGGCTCTGAAGGACTACGATATGTGGGTCATCTATCTGCTGGGTCTGACCTGGTTGATTCCACACACACCTGCCTCCAGCTACATCAGCTTGCAGCTGAAGTCGCTCGGCTTCAGCACCTTTCACACCAACCTGTTAACCATCCCCTCATCGCTGATATTCATCGCCAACCTGCTGATATGGACGCGAATCTCTGAGCGGTTCAACCAGCGTCTGCTCCTCGGAGTGGTATCCGAGACTTGGGCAATCATTTTGTTGATTGCGCTGGAACTTCTTCCGGCTGGTGCCAATGCTTGGGTACGATGGACTCTTCTGACACTCCTACTGGGAATGCCGTATGTGCATGCCATTATTGTGGCAATCACCTCTCGCAATGCGGGGAGTGTGCGGACACGGACGGTGGCCACTGCACTCTATAATATGATGGTACAGGTTAGCAGCATTATTGGCAACAAT ATTTACCGCGAAAACGATAAACCATACTATCGAACGGGGAACACAGTCTTGATCGCCATCGCAGCCTGGAGCTTGGTCATGTTCATCATTGCAAAGTATTACTACGTCTGGCGAAACAA GCAAAATGCTGCTATTTGGGATAAGATGACCGGCGAGGAAAGAGAACGCTATGTTGCTGAGAATCAAGATCTCGGAAACAAAAG ATTGGACTTTCGCTTCGCTCATTGA
- a CDS encoding Alpha-ketoglutarate-dependent sulfonate dioxygenase translates to MAPSITETTPLRDTSFSVPLKTDSGYNKENIIGYRYETEAESKGTIKQPPASFPHYLPVWDNETERYPPLEHFEHYDHGKDADPSFPDLLPEGQAKVDDLTAFIGSEVHGVQLSKLSKAGKDQLALYVAQRRVVVFRDQDFASLPIQEAVDYAGYFGRHHIHQTSGAPKGFPEIHLVYRGAQDRTGGAFLAQRTNTIAWHSDVTFEKQPPGTTFLYILDAPSTGGDTLFADMVQAYKRLSPEFQKRLHGLKAVHSGVEQVNASLLRGGIARRDPVTSEHPVVRTHPVTGEKALYVNPQFTRSIVGYKKEESDYLLKFLYDHIALSQDLQARIRWRAGTVVVWDNRLACHSAVFDWEDGQTRHVARLTPQAEPPFETPFEE, encoded by the exons ATGGCCCCGTCAATCACCGAAACAACCCCCCTCCGCGATACTTCGTTTTCGGTGCCTCTGAAGACCGATTCAGGATACAATAAGGAGAATATCATCGGGTACCGATACGAAACCGAGGCCGAGTCCAAAGGAACGATCAAGCAGCCCCCAGCGTCGTTTCCGCACTACCTGCCAGTCTGGGACAATGAAACTGAGAG ATACCCTCCCCTGGAACATTTCGAGCACTATGACCACGGAAAGGACGCCGATCCTTCGTTCCCCGATTTGCTCCCAGAGGGCCAGGCCAAGGTGGACGATCTGACTGCATTCATCGGCTCCGAGGTGCATGGGGTGCAGCTCAGCAAGCTGAGCAAGGCGGGCAAAGATCAGCTAGCTTTGTACGTCGCGCAGAGACGTGTCGTTG TATTCCGTGATCAAGACTTTGCTTCTCTCCCGATTCAAGAAGCCGTCGATTACGCGGGCTATTTCGGCCGCCATCACATCCACCAGACATCCGGAGCCCCCAAGGGCTTCCCCGAAATTCATCTCGTTTATCGGGGGGCGCAAGATCGTACCGGAGGAGCCTTCCTCGCCCAAAGAACCAACACGATTGCATGGCACTCGGATGTGACATTTGAAAAACAGCCACCCGGAACAACTTTCTTGTACATTCTCGATGCACCTTCCACAGGCGGAGACACCCTCTTCGCCGACATGGTGCAAGCTTATAAGCGTCTGTCACCGGAATTTCAGAAGAGATTACACGGCCTAAAGGCGGTGCATTCGGGAGTGGAGCAGGTCAATGCGAGTCTTCTTCGAGGGGGCATTGCACGTCGGGATCCGGTCACTTCAGAGCATCCTGTCGTGAGAACACACCCGGTCACCGGGGAGAAGGCACTTTATGTGAACCCGCAGT TTACCCGATCCATCGTTGGGTACAAGAAGGAGGAATCCGATTATCTTCTAAAATTCTTGTACGATCATATCGCCTTGTCACAGGATCTCCAGGCTCGTATTCGATGGAGGGCCGGAACCGTGGTTGTATGGGAT AATCGCCTCGCCTGTCACTCAGCAGTCTTTGACTGGGAAGATGGCCAAACGCGTCACGTTGCCCGATTGACTCCTCAAGCTGAACCGCCATTTGAGACACCATTTGAAGAATAG
- a CDS encoding Carbonic anhydrase, translated as MADEIKQKIATIFENNQKWVSAKKEGDAAFFDKLAQVKLPSIFPNIDLNVMSVVNYAVRHLGVKHIIVCGHYNCGGVKAALTPTDLGLLNPWLRNIRDDETKRYNRLVELNVIESCRNVIKTAAVQQSYRQKQYPIVHGWVFDLQDGLLRDLKIDFEDMLKDVMKIYHLSEDSLHSETSGGA; from the exons ATGGCCGATGAAATCAAACAGAAGATTGCCACCATCTTTGAGAATAATCAGAAATGGGTCTCGGCCAAGAAAGAGGGTGATGCGGCCTTCTTTGACAAGTTGGCGCAGGTCAAACTCCCGAGTATCT TCCCCAATATCGATCTGAACGTCATGTCCGTGGTCAACTATGCCGTCCGCCACCTGGGCGTCAAACACATCATCGTCTGTGGCCACTACAACTGCGGCGGGGTCAAGGCCGCGCTGACCCCAACTGATCTGGGCCTGTTGAACCCGTGGCTGCGCAACATCCGCGAC GATGAGACGAAGCGGTACAATCGGCTGGTGGAGTTGAATGTGATTGAGTCGTGTCGCAATGTGATCAAGACGGCGGCGGTGCAGCAAAGTTATCGACAGAAGCAGTACCCGATTGTGCACGGGTGGGTGTTTGATCTGCAGGATGGCTTGCTGCGGGATTTGAAGATTGATTTTGAGGATATGTTGAAGGATGTCATGAAGATTTATCATTTGTCGGAGGATTCGTTGCACTCGGAGACCTCGGGGGGTGCCTAG